In Cytobacillus oceanisediminis, the following proteins share a genomic window:
- a CDS encoding alpha/beta fold hydrolase encodes MSEQIMKINNVDICTESFGNSKDPAILLIMGAMSSLDWWDEDFCLRLADQGRFVIRYDHRDLGRSTTYEHGTSNYTITDLADDAAGVLDAYHIDRAHIVGMSMGGLTGQILALRYPARVLTLTLIASSVFGTEIEKLPPMDQKILDYHTKSASIDWSDRDAAIPYLAGGWKTLAGSKPFEQERMYKLAAREADRANHLPSRFNHAMLQGGEAYYDRMNEIRVPVLIIHGTEDPALPYEHGLALKKAIPHSELLTLAGTGHEIHSEDWNQIIDSVAKHSS; translated from the coding sequence ATGAGTGAACAAATAATGAAAATAAATAATGTGGATATATGTACAGAGAGCTTTGGAAACTCTAAGGATCCAGCAATTCTTTTGATCATGGGCGCAATGTCTTCACTGGACTGGTGGGACGAGGATTTCTGTCTCCGTCTGGCTGATCAGGGGAGATTTGTCATTCGTTACGATCATCGGGATCTGGGCAGATCGACCACTTATGAACACGGAACTTCCAATTATACAATAACAGACTTGGCTGACGATGCAGCAGGCGTACTTGATGCTTATCACATTGACCGGGCCCATATCGTCGGCATGTCCATGGGCGGATTAACCGGACAGATTCTTGCCTTAAGATATCCGGCACGTGTATTGACACTTACACTTATTGCATCAAGTGTATTTGGAACTGAGATAGAAAAGCTCCCGCCAATGGATCAGAAAATCCTGGATTACCACACGAAGAGCGCTTCCATCGATTGGTCGGATCGGGATGCGGCTATTCCGTATCTCGCGGGAGGATGGAAAACACTAGCCGGCTCCAAACCTTTCGAACAAGAAAGAATGTATAAGCTGGCAGCAAGAGAAGCAGACCGTGCCAATCATTTGCCGAGCAGATTTAACCATGCCATGCTACAGGGTGGAGAAGCCTATTACGATAGAATGAATGAGATACGCGTACCAGTTCTCATTATTCACGGAACAGAAGACCCGGCCCTTCCATACGAGCACGGACTTGCGCTTAAGAAAGCCATCCCGCATTCTGAATTGCTGACACTTGCTGGAACTGGACATGAGATTCATAGTGAAGACTGGAATCAGATTATAGATTCTGTTGCAAAGCATAGTTCCTGA